In Kushneria marisflavi, the following are encoded in one genomic region:
- the fliD gene encoding flagellar filament capping protein FliD, which yields MAIESLGVGSNLNLSSLLDGLEKSEKTKLQPITAKLSSTNAKLSAFGQLQNSLESFQTAAQKLNDSKLYQGFATQVSGSALTAKADSTAAAGSYDIQVNSLATAESRATAGRADTDSIVGTGQLTINLGSKSTDIDITDGSLSGIRDAINKADAGVTASIINDGSGTPYRLVLNSQTTGAASTMSFDSTNSDLKSLFSGAETTVTAQDASITVNGLAITSSTNTVKEAIQGVTLDLAETTAAGASTKLTVNQDTDSVKTAVKDFVTAYNNLADKITSLTKPTGEGDSFRGAALTGNSNVRSVQSTLRNIMSSAVDGGGMNYLFEAGVSFSKDLTKSGKLEITDEAKLDKALSSNLDGMKGLFSGDGTNGIASRLDSSIKQMLSDNGVVGSAQTGLKSSVESLKDRSAKMQDSISTTMERYKKQFQQLDSLMSQLNNTQSYLAQQLDALNKAS from the coding sequence ATGGCTATCGAATCACTGGGTGTCGGTTCCAACCTTAATCTGTCATCACTACTTGACGGTCTGGAAAAGTCTGAAAAAACCAAGCTGCAACCGATTACAGCCAAGCTTTCGTCGACCAATGCCAAGCTATCTGCGTTTGGCCAGCTTCAGAATTCGCTTGAAAGCTTTCAGACTGCAGCCCAAAAGCTCAACGACTCAAAACTCTATCAAGGCTTTGCAACGCAGGTCAGTGGCTCGGCATTGACGGCAAAAGCCGACAGTACGGCAGCTGCAGGCAGTTATGACATTCAGGTCAATAGTCTTGCGACAGCTGAATCACGAGCTACAGCGGGACGCGCCGACACCGACAGTATTGTTGGCACCGGTCAATTGACCATCAATCTTGGAAGCAAGTCTACTGATATTGATATTACCGATGGTTCATTGAGTGGTATTCGCGACGCCATCAATAAAGCCGATGCCGGTGTCACAGCTTCCATCATCAACGACGGCAGTGGAACCCCTTACCGACTGGTATTGAATTCTCAAACGACAGGTGCCGCTTCAACCATGTCGTTTGATAGTACCAATAGTGATCTGAAGTCGCTTTTCAGTGGGGCTGAAACGACGGTGACAGCGCAGGATGCCAGTATTACCGTTAATGGATTGGCCATTACAAGCTCAACCAATACGGTAAAAGAGGCTATTCAGGGGGTCACCCTTGATCTTGCCGAAACGACAGCTGCAGGAGCATCAACAAAACTGACGGTTAATCAGGACACTGACAGCGTCAAAACGGCGGTGAAGGATTTTGTCACGGCCTACAACAACCTGGCTGACAAGATCACTTCTCTGACAAAGCCTACTGGCGAAGGGGATAGCTTCAGAGGCGCTGCGTTAACCGGTAACAGCAATGTTCGCTCTGTTCAAAGCACGCTTCGTAACATCATGAGCAGCGCGGTCGATGGTGGCGGCATGAATTATCTTTTTGAAGCCGGCGTCAGTTTTAGCAAGGATCTCACTAAAAGTGGCAAGCTTGAGATTACGGATGAAGCCAAGCTGGACAAGGCGCTTTCCTCGAACCTTGATGGCATGAAAGGGCTTTTCAGCGGAGACGGTACCAACGGTATCGCCTCAAGGCTGGATAGCAGCATCAAGCAGATGCTGTCTGACAATGGGGTTGTCGGTAGTGCCCAAACAGGCTTGAAGAGTTCGGTAGAAAGTCTCAAGGACCGTAGTGCCAAGATGCAGGACAGCATCAGCACGACCATGGAACGCTACAAGAAGCAGTTTCAGCAACTCGATTCGCTGATGTCTCAGCTCAACAATACTCAGTCGTACCTTGCTCAGCAGCTTGACGCACTCAATAAAGCTTCATAA
- the fliS gene encoding flagellar export chaperone FliS, whose protein sequence is MSASPHQLIVMLFDGAMAAIFKAKWAMDHHDIAGRGMAISKAIDIIDGGLRASLDMTRGGELAGRLSSLYEYMSRSLLKANVSNDKALLEHVESLLSDISGAWKEIGTASQQPAAAAQG, encoded by the coding sequence ATGAGCGCCTCTCCTCATCAGTTGATCGTCATGCTGTTCGACGGTGCCATGGCGGCCATATTCAAGGCCAAATGGGCCATGGATCACCATGACATTGCTGGCAGAGGCATGGCCATTTCAAAGGCGATCGATATCATTGATGGTGGGTTGCGGGCCAGCCTGGACATGACGCGTGGTGGAGAGCTGGCAGGGCGGCTGTCATCACTTTATGAATATATGTCACGCTCGCTTCTCAAGGCCAATGTCTCCAATGACAAGGCGTTGCTTGAGCATGTGGAAAGCCTTTTAAGCGATATTTCCGGGGCATGGAAGGAAATCGGTACGGCTTCTCAGCAACCTGCCGCAGCAGCTCAGGGCTGA
- the fliT gene encoding flagellar protein FliT codes for MEKKRALIIHGYERALSVSQEMLGHAGTGQWHKLIELEHDYLCEIDRLRVRDEQITLDSERQAYKKKILAQLLENDQQLHLLLQQRLDELSQLMEKSRVQQQVSRAYSATSAPMGE; via the coding sequence ATGGAAAAAAAACGTGCTCTGATCATCCATGGCTATGAGCGGGCCCTGAGTGTGAGCCAGGAAATGCTGGGTCACGCCGGTACTGGGCAGTGGCACAAACTTATTGAGCTTGAGCATGATTATCTATGTGAAATCGATCGGCTTCGAGTGCGCGACGAACAGATAACCCTGGATAGCGAGCGCCAGGCCTACAAGAAAAAAATTCTTGCCCAGCTTCTGGAAAACGACCAACAGCTTCATTTGTTATTGCAGCAAAGGCTTGATGAGCTCAGCCAGCTCATGGAAAAAAGCCGGGTGCAGCAGCAGGTCAGTCGTGCTTATAGTGCGACATCAGCTCCAATGGGTGAATAG